Proteins found in one Flavobacterium channae genomic segment:
- a CDS encoding capsule assembly Wzi family protein, which yields MRKIYCVLLMVLGFVTNAQNTSNEQFPKFPECENAIGKQQEKCFYNTLQNYFYNNFKVPQELQEQNYKGVVIAVFEVDTIGNFKVLYTDAAHESLKNESNRVFGTLPKIKPATYSGKPTYSKFSIKINIPLVPSMSDEEAQEAILTKTNTRLIDNKKELLEYDEIKLKPFENPQFKSTGIVQFSHQNYGVFDALLNQVGSNNHTASKPYSYDEVAKYYDFETVNQSFAKQKASWWGRKLWNENLVAIQGEGYWFTLNPIFDFRLGKDTESEASNTFVNTRGLIVTGGLGSQLTFTTSVYESQGRFADYYNTYAESIRPSGGNPAIIPGVGIAKRFKEDAYDFPLAEANIKYQPSKFINLQLGYGRNFLGDGYRSLLQSDATSPYPYFKINTTFWKIKYTNTYMWLKDVRDAATIDGTYATKYMASHYLSWNVTKRWNLGFFENVVWTNANDRGFDFNFVNPLIFYRTVEFGSSSKTGNALLGLTSKYKWNNQINFYGQFLIDEFAIGDVKESNQSWRNKFAYQIGAKYYDAFKIKNLLLQIEYNQVRPYVYSHSNPITNYGHNNQSMGHAWGANFRELVAIARYYRGRYFADAKLIYGQRGFDFNNGTDNFNYGGNIYLDYDENRPYDTGVSIAQGNKTTVMIADLQVGYLVNPAYNLKVFGNVLLRNFDPTAETATSVKSNTTWFSIGLRSDLFNWYFDY from the coding sequence ATGAGAAAAATATATTGTGTATTACTAATGGTTTTGGGTTTTGTAACGAATGCTCAAAATACTTCAAACGAACAATTTCCTAAATTTCCTGAATGTGAAAACGCAATAGGAAAACAACAAGAAAAATGTTTTTACAATACTCTTCAAAATTATTTTTACAACAATTTTAAAGTTCCGCAAGAGCTTCAAGAGCAAAATTACAAAGGTGTAGTTATTGCCGTTTTTGAAGTAGATACTATCGGGAATTTCAAAGTATTATACACAGATGCAGCACACGAATCTCTAAAAAATGAATCAAATCGTGTTTTTGGAACGTTGCCAAAAATCAAACCGGCTACTTATTCGGGAAAACCAACGTATTCTAAATTCTCTATTAAGATAAATATTCCGTTGGTTCCTTCAATGAGCGATGAGGAAGCTCAGGAAGCTATATTGACCAAGACCAATACAAGACTTATTGATAATAAGAAAGAATTGTTGGAATACGACGAAATAAAATTAAAACCTTTCGAAAATCCACAATTCAAAAGTACTGGAATTGTACAATTTTCACATCAAAATTATGGTGTTTTTGACGCGTTGTTAAATCAAGTAGGAAGTAATAACCATACAGCATCTAAACCATATTCTTATGATGAAGTTGCAAAATATTATGATTTTGAAACAGTAAATCAATCTTTTGCTAAACAAAAAGCTTCTTGGTGGGGAAGAAAATTATGGAATGAAAATTTAGTAGCCATTCAAGGCGAAGGTTATTGGTTTACATTGAATCCAATTTTTGATTTTAGATTAGGAAAAGATACAGAAAGTGAAGCTTCTAATACTTTTGTAAATACCAGAGGTTTGATTGTGACAGGAGGTTTGGGTTCACAATTGACTTTTACAACTTCGGTTTATGAAAGTCAAGGTCGATTTGCAGATTATTACAATACGTATGCCGAAAGTATTCGACCTTCAGGAGGAAATCCTGCTATTATTCCTGGCGTTGGAATTGCAAAACGTTTCAAAGAAGATGCGTACGATTTTCCTTTGGCCGAAGCTAATATCAAATATCAGCCAAGTAAGTTTATCAATCTTCAATTGGGTTACGGTAGAAATTTCTTAGGTGATGGATATCGTTCGTTATTGCAAAGTGATGCCACTAGTCCGTATCCGTATTTTAAAATCAATACTACATTTTGGAAAATAAAATACACCAATACCTACATGTGGTTGAAAGACGTTCGCGATGCAGCAACAATCGACGGAACCTATGCTACAAAATATATGGCAAGTCATTATTTGAGTTGGAATGTTACAAAACGATGGAATTTAGGTTTCTTCGAAAATGTTGTTTGGACAAATGCTAATGATAGAGGTTTTGATTTCAATTTTGTAAATCCATTGATTTTCTATAGAACTGTGGAGTTTGGTTCTTCTTCTAAAACAGGAAATGCATTATTAGGATTGACTTCAAAATACAAATGGAACAATCAAATTAATTTCTACGGACAATTTTTAATTGATGAATTTGCTATTGGCGATGTGAAAGAAAGCAATCAAAGTTGGAGAAATAAATTTGCTTACCAAATTGGAGCAAAATATTACGATGCTTTCAAAATAAAGAATTTATTACTACAGATAGAATACAACCAAGTGCGTCCTTACGTGTATTCGCATAGTAATCCAATAACAAACTACGGGCATAATAATCAAAGTATGGGACATGCTTGGGGAGCAAATTTCAGAGAATTAGTTGCAATTGCTCGTTATTACAGAGGAAGATATTTTGCAGATGCGAAGTTAATTTATGGACAACGTGGATTTGATTTTAACAACGGAACCGATAACTTCAACTACGGAGGGAATATTTATTTGGACTATGACGAAAATCGTCCTTATGACACCGGAGTTTCAATTGCGCAAGGAAACAAAACAACTGTTATGATTGCTGATTTGCAAGTAGGTTACTTAGTGAATCCAGCATATAATTTAAAAGTTTTCGGGAATGTGTTGTTAAGAAATTTCGATCCAACAGCTGAAACGGCTACATCTGTAAAATCAAACACGACTTGGTTTTCAATTGGACTTAGAAGCGATTTATTTAACTGGTATTTTGATTATTAG